A window of the Ammoniphilus oxalaticus genome harbors these coding sequences:
- a CDS encoding exonuclease SbcCD subunit D — translation MKIFHTADWHLGKLVKEVYMTEDQRYVLDQFVSAAREEKPDVIIIAGDLYDRSVPPHDAVALFHDILTELVVKLKIPVLAIAGNHDSPERIHFAHSIMEKQGLHMRGKITTEMQPIVLDDEHGPVHFHLVPFADPGQVRHLFDEAEGPIRTHDDAMRAIIGRLKQTMDPTARHVFVGHAFVTPTGGQGEHICDSERPLSIGGADTVSAEYFADFHYTALGHLHQAHYVRNETIQYAGSPLKYSISEENHRKGFHIVHLDQTGQIEVERRMLQPRRDLRTVTATIDELKEHPRSDDYVFVSLLDEQVVLFPMEQIRAVYPNAMHVSRAVTHLPSASTTSSVERKNMDPFTLFQSFAEEMIGKEPPAEMEELFKEILQEVWKEEEERA, via the coding sequence ATGAAGATTTTTCATACGGCCGATTGGCACTTAGGGAAACTGGTCAAGGAAGTGTACATGACGGAAGATCAGCGTTACGTGTTGGATCAATTTGTGAGCGCGGCTCGCGAGGAAAAACCAGACGTGATTATTATCGCGGGAGATTTATACGACCGCTCAGTCCCGCCGCATGATGCGGTCGCTTTGTTTCACGATATTTTAACCGAGCTCGTTGTTAAGTTGAAGATCCCGGTGTTGGCGATCGCGGGTAATCATGATAGCCCTGAACGAATCCATTTTGCCCATTCGATTATGGAAAAACAAGGCTTGCATATGCGCGGAAAAATCACGACGGAAATGCAACCGATTGTACTGGACGATGAGCATGGTCCGGTTCATTTTCATCTTGTTCCTTTTGCCGATCCAGGGCAAGTTCGCCACCTTTTCGATGAAGCAGAGGGACCGATTCGGACACACGACGATGCGATGCGAGCGATTATCGGGCGGCTGAAACAAACGATGGATCCGACGGCCCGTCACGTGTTTGTCGGTCATGCCTTTGTGACGCCGACAGGCGGGCAAGGAGAACACATTTGCGATTCAGAGCGACCACTATCGATCGGTGGAGCGGATACGGTTAGCGCGGAATATTTCGCCGACTTTCATTACACGGCTCTCGGTCATTTGCATCAGGCGCATTATGTTCGCAATGAAACGATTCAATATGCGGGTTCGCCTTTGAAATATTCGATTAGCGAAGAAAACCATCGCAAAGGTTTTCACATCGTGCATCTCGATCAAACGGGACAGATTGAGGTCGAGCGAAGGATGTTGCAGCCGCGTCGCGATCTGCGGACGGTCACAGCGACCATTGACGAGTTGAAGGAACATCCGCGTTCCGATGATTACGTGTTCGTGTCGTTATTGGATGAACAAGTCGTGTTGTTCCCGATGGAACAAATTCGAGCGGTCTATCCGAATGCGATGCATGTCAGTCGGGCCGTGACACACCTTCCAAGCGCATCGACAACATCATCTGTTGAGCGAAAAAATATGGATCCCTTTACGTTATTCCAATCGTTCGCGGAAGAAATGATCGGAAAAGAACCGCCCGCAGAAATGGAAGAGTTATTCAAGGAAATTTTACAAGAAGTATGGAAGGAAGAGGAGGAGCGCGCATGA